AAACACTCATGTCCTGGTATGATGAACACTATCGTGGATTTCATCTTGAGAAGACCGATCACATAACTCTTGTTGAACAACAAAACCTTAGTGATGTTTGTCCTCTGTCAGCTTATATTGTTGCAGGAAAGCTCATGGTGACATTAAAGCGCCACATCTGTCTCCAGTGTTGAGTATGACTTTGTATAACATATTTGTTTCTTCTGTCTTTCTAGACATGGAACCAACAGTCAGATTCCGGGTCCTCATTGATCACGAGGTCAAAAAACTTACACTCAACAGTGGCATACCCTCAACTGTGGATGAATTGGTTGCAGCCATAAAAGAACAATTTGCCATCACCACAGAAATCAGTCTTCAGTACAAAGATGAAGAGTTTGATGACTTTTTCACCCTAACGACCACAAAGGAACTCAAAGATAAAGACACACTAAAAGTAGTGTGTGTTCCACTAAACATAACACTGACCCTTGTTCACCAGGAAAGCCCCCCTGATACCTCCAGTGTGTACTCTTTATCCGAATCTGTGACACACTCTGACGCCTCAGATGATACTGTGATTCTGTCTCCTTCACCCTCTGAAAGGCAAAATCCATGGCCTGCTGTATTTCCAATTCCAACTTTCTCACACAATACTGAGCTGGCTTTGAGTCAAGGTAATGAGATTTATTTAAGAGATGGCACCCTACTGACATCACCCAGTGTCAAAGCGGATATCTTGGAGCGCCTGGCAGAGGCCATGTTTTGCTACACAGCGTACCCCAATGATGCCCAGAGGTCTGCAGTAGCACAGGCACTAATAGAAAAGCATCCCTGTTTGAAGGAGCCTGGATCTTTTAATGGTATTTATGGGTGGCAACAAAGCCTGAAATACAAATGTGGAAACTATCGTACCAAACGTAAAGCATTGGGAAGCCCTGAACTTCTGATAAACTCAATGAAATACAAGATGGGAGATGACAGAAAACCCGCTAAAAACATCAAGAAACCGAAGAGGGCAGAAGTGAATTACCTGCCTCAGCACCCTTCTGGTGAAACAGACAGCAGCCTTGAGAATGTGAGGCTTGACTTAATAGAAGCCAGCAAGAAAAGGGACGTCAAAAGCATAAATGACATGATGGCCAGGACATATAGCTGGAGAAGAATGGAAGTGGTTGTCCAGTCCCCAGATGTGGCAAAATTTAAAGAAAGATGGCCTGCCCTCTTTGAACCATTCCAGGTAAATGATTTATCACTGACATGGTGCTAAATGGTGCTTTAAAAAAGGCAAATAATAGTGAACAAGGTTGTTTATGTGATGGTAGACACACTTTTTGCTGAAAACATACTGAAGACCCACCCCACATATTTTATTGAGTATTGGATTGCATAAAAATGAAAGGTTGCCAATTCTTTACACATCTTGAGTGTTCCAAATAACAGTCAAACAATTGATGTATTACAGATAAATGAAGAATTCCGAAGGTGTGCTGCAGTTCCACTAGAATCGGTGTTTATGTCCCAGCTGGACAAGTACACTCCAAAACTTCTCGACCTGTTTAGTGTGAAGGGTGGAGCGGTTGGTCAACGCATCAAGAACTTGTTAATGGAACTGATACAGGTGAGGCAAAAGTGGTAATAATGTTGCAGTGGCATATTAATACAATAAGTACTTTATTCTCTTGTCTTGCCTAATTGGGTgaatattgcaaaaaaaaaatcatttttgtttacAGCTCCTAAttaattttaaggttaaatattaaaaaaaaaaaaaaattatatatacagtacagtccaaaagtttggaaccactaagatttttaatgtttttaaaagaagtttcgtctgctcaccaaggctacatttatttaattaaaaatacagtaaaaaacagtaatattgtgaaatattattacaatttaaaataactgtgtactatttaaatatatttgacaaagtaatttattcctgtgatgaaaagctgaattttcagcatcgttactccagtcttcagtgtcacatgatccttcagaaatcattctgatatgatgatttgatgctcaagaaacatttatgattattttcaatgttgaaaacagttgtgtactttttttttcaggattccttgatgaatagaaagttcaaaagaacagcatttatctgaaatacaaagcttctgtagcattatacactaccgttcaaaagtttggggtcagtaagaatttttatttttatttttttgaaaagaaattaaagaaattaatacttttattcagcaaggatgcatttaatcaatcaaaagtggcagtaaagacatttgtaatgttacaaaagattagatttcagataaacactgttcttttgaactttctattcatcaaataatcctgaaaaaaaaatattgtacacaaatattttgtacaattgtacacattaaatgtttcttgagcagcagatcagcatattagaatgatttctgaaggatcatgtgacactgaagactggagtaatgatgctgaaaattcagctttgcatcacaggaataaattactttgtgaaatatattcaaatagaaaacagttattttaaattgtaataatatttcaatattactgttttttactgtatttttaattaaataaatgtagcctttgtgagcagacgaaacttattttaaaaacattaaaaatcttagtggttccaaacttttggactgtactgtatgctCTGTTGAATAGGTAGTACAGACCCACACTGTTAATGGCATTGTATGTTTGTAGTTATATTGCCTGCAGGATTCAATTTTTCATGATTCACTGATCAACTATAGGATCCAAGTACCTCTGTGGTGAAGAAGAGAGACGTGACTCTGAGATGCCTCATTGAATACATGGGAGAGAGTGGGCAAGAGCTCATCTCTGACTACTATGTAAGTATTGTTTAAAAAGCatagttcaacttttttttttccttagatATCTTATGTTTGTCTGAGTTTAGTACGGAGCTAGAGTTGGGGATTGGTTAGCTTGTCTTAGAACAAATACTATAATTTGGTGGAATTGGTTAGTCTGGCTCTGTCAAAAGTTCAAAAACACGCCTACAAACAGCCAGATGTATGTTCAGGAACCAGTGGTCCAACGTTAACCTTTTGGTCTTCCAGTGGCTAGTAGACttgatttaaaatattttataatttattttaaaaatatatcatatttttCAACTGCAGCTTCACAGAAGTAAAATCCTTGTTTTACATTAATGCAGGAGTCATAATCATCTGATGATATAACTGTAAGAGTGGCAATTTCAGATACTTTTACTTAACCAGCTGAACCCCTCTCCCCTTTAAGGATTTAGGTTTTGGAGGTGACTTGTGTATGTGATGTTGTTTAGCCGGTTTGTTGTGGCTAGTGAGTCTCTACTGAAAGTTGTACTATGAAGCCAGTTCAACAGGCCATGCTTTCTATGCAAGAGGTGGCTTGAccaaacttaaagggatagttcacccaaaaatgaaaatttgatgtttatctgcttacccccagggcatccaagatgtaggtgactttgtttctttagtagaacacaaatgatgatttttaactccaaccgttgccgtctgttaGTCGTATAATGCAAGTCAGCGGGAAATTtgactataagagtaaataaaacttgcttagacaaatccaaattaaaccctgcggctcgtgatgacacattgatgtcctaagacaagaaacgatcggtttgtgcgagaaaccgaacagtatttatatcattttttacctctaatacaccactatgtccaactgcattcatcactcgcttagtgaggtctgatcgcgctctgacagcggcagtgatgtctagcactcattgaagtatatgcgcgagacatcactgccgttgtcagagcgcgatcagacatcacgaatcgagtgatgaatgcagttggacatagtggtgttttagaggtaaattatataaatactgttcggtttctcgcacaaaccgatcgtttcgtgtcttaagacatcaatgtgtcgtcatgagccacagggtttaatttggatttgtctgtcgtgttttatttactcttacaGTCAAAGTTCCCGCTGACTTGCATTAtaccactgacagacggcagcggttggagttaaaaatcatcatttgtgttctactgaagaaacaaagtcacctacatcttggatgcgctgtgggtaagcagataaacatcaaattttcatttttgggtgaactatccctttaaaacctTTTGTGAACttttaatgtgtgattttaTTGAAGGCTTTTGAAGATCGTTCTCTGTTGCCACTTATTGTTCCGTTTATGTCTCACACAGGGAAAAACGGAGAGCAGTGTCCACGAGGACTTGAAAATGCACAATATGCAGATATATGTCTGCCGTGAACCAGATGCAGTGGGCATCATCATTGAGGGAATCCCAGTGCTTACTGATCTTGGAAATCTGGCCAGGGCATGTTGCCTGCTTCTGGGGATGACATATGCTCTGAACCTGCAGTATCCACCACAACTCTGCAAAACATTTGAGGTGTTCCAAAGACACTTTGTGGGACTTGACACACTGCGCCCAAAGCCTTCCTCCCGATTCATGacactaaaaaacaaacttctgAGTTAGTTGGTCAAATGCCAGCCTCACACTCATAAATGGCAatcttgttgtgtttttcagaGTTTTTCAGAAGATTGTTCTGGATGTTTAATTGTTATTTGGCTGCCGTTCAGAAGTTCTGTTATAAAAACCATTTTatggtaaaaatgttttaatacatACTAAGATATACTGTACTGTGCACTTACGGATTGAAGCTGAAGTCAGTTCTTTCGTGTCAAATGCCGTGATCCGGCTTCcctgtgttttattttaatatcctTGTAAGGATATATGTAagatgcttttgttttgtttttttgtttgatgtTTTCTTTGCTTCACCACTCTTGCTCGGTGGGCAGTTTAACTGAGAACAACGTGGTGGTCAAGCACAGACTTCTTCAGTTCCTGGATAAGCCTCCAGCTGCTGGGCACTTGAGCTGAAGTCAGTTCTGTTATGTCAAATGCTGAGGTCAGAGGCCTTTTATTTCACTGTCAAATGTTTTAGTAGAATATGGCACAGATTGTACTTAAAACGTGTTCTTGTATtagtttattatgttttaatacATATGAAAAGGTACCGTACTGTACTGTGCACTAAAGTCAGTCCTTTGATGTAAATCGCTCAGGTCAAGAGTCACTGTATTTTAATGTCAGTGTTAAGAGTACACAGATTGCACTTTGAAGGTGTTCTATGCTGCACTTAAAGATGGTCAGAAGTTTctgtaatttttaatgttaaaatgtttacattgcCATTATTGTGTTACATTAACCTTAAAATTGATTACAGAAAATTAGTGCACCCAATTGTTTGTACATGGCAGCTgttatacagtaataaacgtTGGAAACAAATATCTCTCTTTCCTTATTTATTAAAGTTATGGCAATGCTAACTAATTATTTCAAGTGGATTGAAGAAATAATTTGTCTAAATTAATGagagtaaattaattaatttaaaatcaaaatgtttaattttattttaaatgttacttaTTTTAACTAAGTATGATTTGGTCAATATGCTACTCTTTGTCACAATGGTTAAACTCAAATGTTTTGCTTTATCTTGTAGACTCTACTTCATTTTTTAGCTTGGagtaaaatacataatattgaTTTTTACCAACTCAAAATACCAAGAAGTTCACTAAACTTACAAAAAGTAGTTGGAAAATGTTGccttaatttttttgagttgaATCTAAGCAACAGTTTTTACAGTGTTCCATTGAAATTAATTTCATGTGTGTTGCTTGTTTTAGCGTGTCACTGCACACAATTCATATGGCTGGGGACAGTGAGTGGACCCCAGTTTAAAATCCAAGTTGGGCTCCACACCCTCCGGTGAAGAGAAAGTAAAGCACTGCAGCAGAGAGGAGAAAAACAGGAACAGCTCCATTCGTGCCAGCTGCTCCCCAAGACACACTCTCTTTCCTGAAAATCAGGGAAAATGACGTGTAATCATAATAAGTGTCTTTTTTATGGGGGGCTTGTACAGCATTGTCAATGTATATATTTGGATTACTTTTGTGGAAACAGAGTTTGCCTATACCTAGAGAAAAAGGTAAAAAGGCGTCTCTCCTCCTGAAATTGCCCTCAACATCCAAGAAGTGACCCGGATTAAAAGAGCGAGGCGTCTCCCACTCCGACTCATCAAACAGCACTGATGTCAAACTGCCGGTCACTATTGTGCCCTGCAGAACAACAAGAGCCTTAACAAGAGTAAAATTATACACACAACTCTTCCTGTGCTTAAACTAATAGGTTCTGTTTAAAGTCCACATTCTTATAGTGCTTTAAACATCACTAAGCCCACCTTTGGGATAGAGTATTGTCCTATCTGAGTATCTTTCACAGCAGCCCGGACCACATTTATTGGGATAATATTTCCAATCCTCTGTATCTCATGAATGACAGCATTGGTGAAGGGCATGTTGTCCCTGTCTGATAAAGATGGCTGCCGTGACCCTCCCACAACACGATCAATCTCCTCCTGAACTTTGACTGAAGATACACAATTGAGAAAGAATGTGTACTTCCTTTAATGTGCATATGAATGCCATTTCTCACATAATCGCTCACCCTGTATCTCAGGATATTTGATCATGTAGAGAAGACCCCAGTACAGAGTGGTGGAGGTGGTCTCAGTTCCCGCTACAAACAGATCCAGAGTACAGATGCACAAGTTCTCCACATCAAACCCAGCAGCTGTGTCGTCCTTAAGCTAAACAGCACGAATGAGAGGCATTTCAATTCAATAgccatacattattattaccaGAGCATTCCCGTACCAGCACACTTACTGACTCCTCCTCAGAAAAGGTCTTACTTTTTCCATCTCAGCAAGGAAGCAGACAATGTAGTCTCGAGGATTTGATGGATCATAATCCACTTTGTGTACATTCACCTTCTCTCGAACAAAGCCAATCACTTCTTTCCACACAGCAATAATTTTCTTGTGTGGTCCAGGCAGTCGCCGCATGAGCCATGGGAACATGTTATAAAgctaaaaaaatcaaaacaaaaagtaGATGAGCAATGAAAGAAAGTAAAGTTAACTTGTTAAAATGAGAATGTGTACTTGAGCCCAGATGCTTCCTTCCAGATATAAAGCTTCATTGATGTTCTTCAACATAGACTGGAAGTCATGGTCACTGTACTCAAATCGATTACCAAACACAAGCACACAGATCACATTTGAGACAGCGTTGTTAAGCAGAAAGCGAGGGTCATATGGTCGACCTGAAACAGTAGTTGTAAATCTCAATAATTGTCAATTATTTTCAGTCAACAAACCTCAGTAAATACCTTGTTCATTTGAAATGGCTTCATTCAGAAAGCAACACTCAAGACAGATGGATGGCTCTAAACTTTTCTTTCCCAATCCGAAGTTTCGAAGAGTTGAGAGTGCAAATCTCCTCTGATGCTTCCATTTATAGCCATTGGCAACAATTAAACCTGTTCACAAAACAGACCCTTTACAGTAAATAGATTACTGACAATTTATggtgaaatgttaaaaattaacattctgaTATTAAACTGACCTCTGTCTCCAATGATGTCATTAAATAAAGGTAATATGGGTCAATCAGCGAGGTTATCACCCTGTTGTGTATAGACCTCCTTTACTAGTTTATATCCATCCAACACAACCATTCTTGGTCCAAAAATTCTTAGGCTGAAAATCTTGCCGTATTTTTCTGCAAACTGAAACATATCAACATACCTTAGAAATAATAGTAGGTTTGTGACAAACTATAAAAGACCAAAGTTCAGCTGCATTTtccaacattataaaaaaaaaaaaatctaaacaaacATTCATTAATTCAGACATGTGTTAGTGATGTGTTAGTGTAGGCCTATTAGGCTGTGTTATGTATCCTGATTGACTTTATGATTAGTTAAATCAGTTTTGCACATGCATCATTAACCATTTCAGACAGTACAGGACAGCTTCTGTCTCGTTCACTTCACGTCTGTGGGCGTTATGCACAGCTCAGTGTGGCCCAGGCACGGCGCCAGGATTCCAGTTTTGGATGGGCCAGACCAATTGTGGGTGGGCCTTAAATTAAAAACTTTATCCAATCACTGCTTaacctaataaaaaaatattgactaatatagcctactgttataTTATCTGTGCGTATACATAATATAGATTTTAATAGCTTGATgctctttaaatattttgttgcaTTGTTAAAAGTTTCGGTGCATAGGACAGACCTATCCGCGATCGCTCTCCATGGTTCTGACCAATCTCCATTACGCATGAAACGCATCATACCTGGGCTGCGTTCCCGATAACATCGTCTCTTAGCGCGCTACGAAGACTCTTAAGGTATAACTTAACTAAAGGAATACTACCACTAAAGGTATATCATTGCTAGGCATCTTTAGGGCTATCATCCACTCGCGAGGCATAGGCGCTGAAAGGCAGAGGCGGTGGCGCCCTCCTAGCAACGGTGCTGTTTTTGGTAAACATGATTTTGAcgacttcattaagttttgttttatagaaaactctttttaaaagatattcgTTTTGTATaaattttatcttaattttgATCAATGTTTTATCAATCAATTGCCcgtatttaataaaaaagaagcaaatatatAGCAGACAATGTAATAACCTTAGTGTAATTGACAGAAttactaaaaaatattttgctacCTAAAagttaaagatttttttgtgtCATGCATGCATTCATGCCCATTTCCCTCATATTAAATATCAAACGCATGTGGACTGAAATTTTTTCcaatgtctggactcctttatTAATGGAGTATATAAACAGACGTTTCAATATATTggaattaaatgcattttctgagaatttatatttaaactttttactGCAAATGTCGAAATGCGCGCTCTTTGGTCCATCAGTGCTTGAGTCACTGATCACTATTAGCTATGgcatgaaatatctgatattcccATTGTCAAATACATGCAAGTGGAAGTGTATTgttgtttaaacacctttataacgatcgcGTTAGTTTAGCTGTATGCGCAATATAATTTTATGAtaaaattttgaaatgtaggcttaaataaaacacattttaattcagattctgtatttatatatatatatatatatcgccCCCCTGCTCCAACGTCTATGCCTAGAacatcttttcaaaagatgtaatatctaaggtgtcccctgaatgtgtaaTATCTAAGGTGTccctcaaaataccccacagatttttctttaactgcctattttggggcatcattaactatgcaccgatatataggttgcggccccttttattctcgtgctcccctgcccctggagctcgcgcttgccttgaacagcataaacacagctaatataaacctcaaaatggatctttacaaagtgttcgtcatgcagcatgtctaatcgcgcaagtacagtatttatttggatgtttacatttgattctgaatgagtttgatagtgctccgtggctaaagctaacattacacactcttggagagatttataaagaatgaagttgtgtttatgaattacacagactgcaagtgtttaataatgaaaatagcgacggctcgtctccgtgaatacagtaagaaacaatggtaactttaacctcatttaacagtacattagcaacatgctaacgaaacatttagaaagacaatttacaaatatcactaaaaatatcatgatatcatggataatgtcagttattattgctccatctgccatttttcgtgattattcttgcttgcttacctagtctgatgattcagctgtgcacatccagacgtcctgcccttgtctaatgcttgaacatgagctggcatatgcaaatattgggggcgtacatattaatgatcccgactgttacgtaacagtcagtgttatgttgagattcgcctgttcttcggaggtcttttaaacaaatttatataagaaggaggaaacaatggagtttgagactcactttatgtcatttccatgtactgaactctttttatttaactatgctaatataaattcaattttttaattctagggcacctttaatattattgaAATGTGCAAGTAAGGGCTCact
This genomic window from Chanodichthys erythropterus isolate Z2021 chromosome 4, ASM2448905v1, whole genome shotgun sequence contains:
- the LOC137018812 gene encoding uncharacterized protein encodes the protein MEPTVRFRVLIDHEVKKLTLNSGIPSTVDELVAAIKEQFAITTEISLQYKDEEFDDFFTLTTTKELKDKDTLKVVCVPLNITLTLVHQESPPDTSSVYSLSESVTHSDASDDTVILSPSPSERQNPWPAVFPIPTFSHNTELALSQGNEIYLRDGTLLTSPSVKADILERLAEAMFCYTAYPNDAQRSAVAQALIEKHPCLKEPGSFNGIYGWQQSLKYKCGNYRTKRKALGSPELLINSMKYKMGDDRKPAKNIKKPKRAEVNYLPQHPSGETDSSLENVRLDLIEASKKRDVKSINDMMARTYSWRRMEVVVQSPDVAKFKERWPALFEPFQINEEFRRCAAVPLESVFMSQLDKYTPKLLDLFSVKGGAVGQRIKNLLMELIQDPSTSVVKKRDVTLRCLIEYMGESGQELISDYYGKTESSVHEDLKMHNMQIYVCREPDAVGIIIEGIPVLTDLGNLARACCLLLGMTYALNLQYPPQLCKTFEVFQRHFVGLDTLRPKPSSRFMTLKNKLLS
- the LOC137018370 gene encoding LOW QUALITY PROTEIN: cytochrome P450 2J2-like (The sequence of the model RefSeq protein was modified relative to this genomic sequence to represent the inferred CDS: substituted 1 base at 1 genomic stop codon), whose translation is MFQFAEKYGKIFSLRIFGPRMVVLDGYKLVKEVYTQQGDNLADXPILPLFNDIIGDRGLIVANGYKWKHQRRFALSTLRNFGLGKKSLEPSICLECCFLNEAISNEQGRPYDPRFLLNNAVSNVICVLVFGNRFEYSDHDFQSMLKNINEALYLEGSIWAQLYNMFPWLMRRLPGPHKKIIAVWKEVIGFVREKVNVHKVDYDPSNPRDYIVCFLAEMEKLKDDTAAGFDVENLCICTLDLFVAGTETTSTTLYWGLLYMIKYPEIQVKVQEEIDRVVGGSRQPSLSDRDNMPFTNAVIHEIQRIGNIIPINVVRAAVKDTQIGQYSIPKGTIVTGSLTSVLFDESEWETPRSFNPGHFLDVEGNFRRRDAFLPFSLGKRVCLGEQLARMELFLFFSSLLQCFTFSSPEGVEPNLDFKLGSTHCPQPYELCAVTR